In a single window of the Delftia tsuruhatensis genome:
- a CDS encoding transglutaminaseTgpA domain-containing protein, protein MPNAYAAATPLAPATWRQRLAALPRDARDTLFLLAVVAWVLLPQAGHTPWWTMLFTGCLLLWRALLAWRGQPLPGRWLLGGLLLLAVAATWTSHGTFVGRDAGVTLIVLLLALKTLELRARRDAMVVFFLGFFALLANFFYSQSLLLALAMVLGLLGLLTALVNAHMTAGRPPLIQALRTAALLTLWGTPVMVALFLFFPRMAPLWGVPGNDLAGRSGLSENMRVGSMASLVLDDNIALRLRFDTPDGSVPPASTLYFRGPVLSHFDGREWEMDTEAVLEDAQLRVSGEPVRYQMTIEPSRRTWLTMLDATAQPPELPQGMGSARMTPQLQWLTWRPITDVVRINAQSHTRFSHGPLKPTRALRRYLQLPPDSNPRTLEMARQMRADPQLADAPPRAWVQAALERLRSGGYTYTLEPGVVDSMHTADDFWFDSKEGFCEHIASAFAVLMRGMGVPARIVTGYQGGERNPVDGYWTVRNADAHAWTEVWLEDEGWVRIDPTGAVAPARVGEFQRLRAPQGAIAGAMGNLVSVGMLQQMRAVWEAVNNSWNQWVLNYTQSRQLDLLRNLGVQTPSWVDLLRLLGALAGVAALGWLGWMARAQRSSRDEWLRLMDGTRARLRRAGLGADASIPPRALAAQVLARWKGSDAPAAQALHDWLVAMERQRYAPAKETPGLPALRRQWRALRWPRTPQPQPQAAARATTTGTS, encoded by the coding sequence ATGCCCAACGCCTACGCCGCCGCCACGCCGCTGGCGCCCGCCACCTGGCGCCAGCGCCTGGCGGCCCTGCCCCGCGATGCGCGCGACACCTTGTTCCTGCTGGCCGTGGTTGCCTGGGTGCTGCTGCCCCAGGCAGGGCACACGCCCTGGTGGACCATGCTGTTCACGGGCTGCCTGCTGCTGTGGCGTGCCCTGCTGGCCTGGCGCGGCCAGCCATTGCCCGGCCGCTGGCTGCTGGGCGGCCTGCTGCTGCTGGCCGTGGCAGCGACCTGGACCTCGCACGGCACCTTCGTGGGACGCGATGCGGGCGTCACCCTGATCGTGCTGCTGCTGGCGCTCAAGACACTGGAGCTGCGGGCCCGGCGCGATGCCATGGTGGTGTTCTTCCTGGGCTTTTTCGCACTGCTCGCCAATTTCTTCTACTCGCAGTCCCTTTTGCTGGCCCTGGCCATGGTGCTCGGGCTGCTGGGCCTGCTCACCGCCCTGGTCAACGCCCACATGACGGCGGGCCGGCCGCCGCTGATCCAGGCACTGCGCACGGCCGCCCTGCTCACGCTGTGGGGCACGCCGGTGATGGTGGCCCTGTTCCTGTTCTTTCCACGCATGGCTCCGCTATGGGGTGTGCCGGGCAATGACCTGGCCGGCCGCAGCGGCCTGTCGGAGAACATGCGCGTGGGCTCCATGGCCTCGCTGGTGCTGGACGACAATATCGCCCTGCGCCTGCGCTTCGATACGCCTGATGGCTCAGTGCCGCCCGCCAGCACCTTGTACTTTCGCGGGCCGGTCCTGTCACACTTCGATGGACGGGAGTGGGAGATGGACACCGAAGCCGTGCTGGAGGACGCGCAGCTGCGCGTGTCGGGCGAGCCCGTGCGCTACCAGATGACCATCGAGCCCAGCCGACGCACCTGGCTGACCATGCTCGACGCCACTGCGCAGCCCCCCGAGCTGCCCCAGGGCATGGGCAGTGCCCGCATGACACCCCAGCTGCAGTGGCTGACCTGGCGCCCCATCACCGATGTGGTGCGCATCAATGCCCAGAGCCATACCCGGTTCAGCCATGGCCCGCTCAAGCCCACGCGCGCGCTGCGCCGCTACCTGCAATTGCCGCCGGACAGCAACCCGCGCACGCTGGAGATGGCCCGGCAGATGCGCGCCGACCCGCAACTGGCCGATGCACCGCCCCGCGCCTGGGTACAGGCCGCCCTGGAGCGCCTGCGCAGCGGCGGCTACACCTATACGCTGGAGCCCGGCGTGGTGGACAGCATGCACACGGCCGATGACTTCTGGTTCGACAGCAAGGAGGGCTTTTGCGAGCACATCGCCTCGGCCTTCGCCGTGCTCATGCGCGGCATGGGCGTGCCTGCGCGCATCGTGACCGGCTACCAGGGAGGCGAGCGCAACCCCGTCGATGGCTACTGGACCGTGCGCAATGCCGATGCCCATGCCTGGACCGAGGTCTGGCTGGAAGATGAGGGCTGGGTGCGCATCGACCCCACGGGGGCCGTGGCTCCCGCGCGCGTGGGCGAGTTCCAGCGCCTGCGGGCCCCTCAGGGCGCCATCGCGGGCGCCATGGGCAATCTGGTGAGCGTGGGCATGCTCCAGCAGATGCGCGCGGTCTGGGAGGCCGTCAACAACAGCTGGAACCAGTGGGTGCTCAACTACACGCAAAGCCGCCAGCTGGACCTGCTGAGGAACCTGGGCGTGCAAACGCCCTCCTGGGTGGACCTGCTGCGCTTGCTGGGCGCACTGGCCGGCGTGGCCGCGCTGGGGTGGCTGGGCTGGATGGCACGTGCCCAGCGCAGCAGCCGTGACGAGTGGCTGCGCCTGATGGACGGCACGCGCGCACGGCTGCGGCGTGCCGGCCTCGGCGCAGACGCCAGCATCCCCCCCCGCGCCCTCGCGGCTCAGGTGCTGGCGCGCTGGAAAGGCAGCGATGCCCCTGCGGCGCAAGCCCTGCATGACTGGCTGGTGGCCATGGAGCGCCAGCGCTACGCGCCCGCCAAGGAGACCCCCGGCCTGCCCGCCCTGCGCCGCCAGTGGCGGGCACTGCGATGGCCACGCACGCCGCAGCCGCAGCCACAAGCTGCGGCCAGGGCAACCACGACAGGCACTTCATGA
- the mltB gene encoding lytic murein transglycosylase B — translation MTKQRLIPSAMLLLAAAALPCAALAGKPAHAPTHAARQAPKPSAKSTAPKRAAAATAAAATATGGSAAARAVQGSTPYGERPEAMQMAADIATRHDLPLDWVRSTMAQARFLPQVPRLMTPATQGTAKNWTVYRSRFVEPIRIRAGVRFWQANSAALARAEKEYGVPAEIIVGIIGVETIYGQQMGNFRVIDALATLSFDFPAAHPRAAARTEYFRGELEQFLRFTHRAGTDPFSLRGSYAGAMGMGQFMPSSWVKWAVDFDGDDHIDLFGSAADAIGSVANYFVAHGWKSGMPTHYPVIMQARGADLAALLAPDILPQFTASEMDARGVQLPGSGAAHQGPLALVKLDNGAEGQPLYIAGTENFYVITRYNWSSYYALSVIELGQEIAAAMGR, via the coding sequence ATGACCAAGCAAAGACTGATCCCCAGCGCCATGCTGCTGCTGGCCGCTGCCGCCCTGCCTTGCGCAGCGCTGGCCGGCAAACCGGCACATGCCCCCACCCACGCGGCCAGGCAGGCGCCCAAGCCTTCGGCCAAGTCCACCGCCCCCAAGCGTGCGGCCGCCGCAACTGCCGCGGCCGCGACGGCCACGGGCGGCTCCGCCGCAGCCAGGGCCGTGCAGGGCAGCACGCCCTATGGCGAGCGGCCCGAGGCCATGCAGATGGCCGCCGACATCGCCACACGCCATGACCTGCCGCTGGACTGGGTGCGTTCGACCATGGCCCAGGCGCGCTTCCTGCCCCAGGTGCCGCGCCTGATGACGCCGGCCACCCAGGGCACGGCCAAGAACTGGACGGTGTACCGCAGCCGCTTCGTCGAACCCATCCGCATACGCGCCGGCGTGCGCTTCTGGCAAGCCAATTCCGCGGCGCTGGCACGCGCAGAAAAGGAATACGGTGTGCCTGCCGAGATCATCGTCGGCATCATCGGCGTGGAGACCATCTACGGTCAGCAGATGGGCAACTTCCGCGTCATCGACGCACTGGCCACGCTGTCCTTCGACTTTCCCGCGGCCCACCCCCGCGCCGCCGCACGCACAGAGTACTTCCGTGGGGAGCTGGAGCAGTTCCTGCGTTTCACGCACCGCGCGGGCACGGACCCGTTCTCGCTGCGCGGCAGCTACGCCGGCGCCATGGGCATGGGCCAGTTCATGCCCAGCAGCTGGGTGAAGTGGGCCGTGGACTTCGATGGCGACGACCACATCGACCTGTTCGGCAGCGCGGCCGACGCCATCGGCTCGGTGGCCAACTACTTTGTCGCGCATGGCTGGAAGAGCGGCATGCCGACCCACTACCCCGTGATCATGCAGGCCCGGGGCGCGGACCTCGCGGCACTGCTGGCCCCCGACATCCTGCCGCAATTCACGGCCTCCGAGATGGACGCGCGCGGCGTGCAGCTGCCAGGCAGCGGCGCGGCCCACCAGGGACCGCTGGCCCTGGTCAAGCTCGACAACGGCGCCGAGGGCCAGCCGCTGTACATCGCGGGCACCGAGAACTTCTACGTCATCACGCGCTACAACTGGTCGAGCTACTACGCGCTGTCCGTGATCGAGCTGGGGCAGGAAATCGCTGCGGCCATGGGCCGCTGA
- a CDS encoding Hsp20/alpha crystallin family protein encodes MIFSPVLRRNAFAPQAADLALQRFLQGTLSNAVPFPSSVQVQRDEKATTLQLDVPGLSREQLQLNIEGAVVRLSSIEGAPRQVQRAWELDHEIDTGASSAKLENGVLTLSLARLEPQSKATTLSIQ; translated from the coding sequence ATGATCTTCTCGCCTGTTCTCCGCCGCAACGCCTTCGCTCCCCAAGCCGCCGATCTGGCCCTGCAGCGCTTTTTGCAAGGCACCCTGAGCAACGCCGTCCCCTTCCCCTCGTCGGTGCAGGTGCAGCGCGATGAGAAGGCCACGACGCTGCAGCTGGATGTGCCCGGCCTGTCGCGCGAGCAGCTTCAACTGAACATCGAAGGCGCCGTGGTCCGCCTGTCCAGCATCGAGGGCGCTCCCCGCCAGGTGCAGCGCGCCTGGGAACTGGACCATGAGATCGACACCGGCGCCAGCAGCGCCAAGCTGGAAAACGGCGTGCTCACACTGTCCCTGGCCCGCCTGGAGCCGCAGAGCAAGGCCACCACGCTGAGCATCCAGTAA
- the tsaD gene encoding tRNA (adenosine(37)-N6)-threonylcarbamoyltransferase complex transferase subunit TsaD, giving the protein MSLLILGIESSCDETGVALVGAPGDGRVPRLLSHALHSQIDMHRAYGGVVPELASRDHIRRVLPLTEAVLAEAGRSLDQVDVIAFTRGPGLAGALLVGAGVACAMAAALDKPVLGVHHLEGHLLSPFLSADPPEFPFVALLVSGGHTQLMRVDGVGRYAILGETIDDAAGEAFDKSAKLMGLPYPGGPVLSRLAEGGNAQAFKLPRPLLHSGDLDFSFAGLKTAVLTQARKLGDELEARKADLAASTQAAIVEVLVKKTLAALEQTGMKRVVVAGGVGANRLLRSQLDADCARRGLRVHYPELHLCTDNGAMIAMAAAMRLQAGREAASRHYAFDVRPRWPLDSLA; this is encoded by the coding sequence ATGAGTTTGCTGATCCTGGGAATCGAATCCTCCTGCGATGAAACCGGCGTGGCCCTGGTGGGCGCGCCCGGCGATGGGCGTGTGCCCAGGTTGCTGTCGCATGCGTTGCACAGCCAGATCGACATGCACCGTGCCTATGGCGGTGTCGTGCCCGAGCTGGCCAGCCGCGACCATATCCGGCGTGTGCTGCCGCTGACCGAAGCCGTGCTGGCCGAGGCGGGGCGCTCGCTCGACCAGGTCGATGTGATTGCCTTCACGCGCGGGCCCGGTCTGGCGGGCGCCCTGCTGGTGGGCGCGGGCGTGGCCTGTGCCATGGCCGCGGCACTGGACAAGCCGGTGCTGGGCGTGCACCACCTGGAAGGCCACCTGCTTTCCCCCTTCCTGAGTGCCGATCCGCCCGAATTTCCCTTCGTGGCCCTGCTGGTCTCTGGCGGCCATACGCAACTGATGCGCGTGGACGGCGTGGGCCGGTACGCCATCCTCGGAGAGACCATCGATGACGCGGCAGGCGAGGCTTTCGACAAGTCGGCCAAGCTCATGGGATTGCCCTATCCGGGTGGTCCTGTGCTCTCGCGCCTGGCCGAGGGCGGGAATGCCCAGGCCTTCAAGCTGCCTCGGCCGCTGTTGCACTCGGGCGATCTGGATTTCTCGTTCGCGGGCCTGAAGACGGCCGTGCTGACCCAGGCCAGGAAGTTGGGTGACGAGTTGGAGGCGCGCAAGGCCGACCTGGCTGCGAGCACCCAGGCGGCCATCGTCGAGGTCTTGGTCAAGAAGACGCTGGCGGCGCTGGAGCAGACGGGCATGAAGCGCGTGGTCGTGGCCGGCGGCGTGGGTGCCAACCGGCTGCTGCGCTCGCAACTGGATGCGGACTGTGCCAGGCGCGGGCTGCGCGTGCACTATCCCGAGCTGCACCTGTGCACCGACAACGGCGCCATGATCGCCATGGCTGCCGCCATGCGATTGCAGGCGGGGCGCGAGGCGGCCAGCCGGCACTATGCCTTCGACGTCAGGCCGCGCTGGCCTCTGGACTCGCTGGCCTGA
- a CDS encoding putative bifunctional diguanylate cyclase/phosphodiesterase: MWAWLLARPLAAAAADLPAESMPVGDEGFWSSYWEGLGRFGPVPVLIVFLVSSVLYLRMRNKAQRLTQSLQKTNEKLLRANVKLKRIAFRDPLTGIANRALLEYRLHRAIAQADSSVAGRPEGVPARVGLLFIDLDGFKPINDVEGHAAGDALLCQVAVRLSRMTRKADTLARVGGDEFVLLLGSLASVDDAVAMASRVQMAIGQPFDLPGKTVSISSSIGLALYPDHGHKDKLMAAADAAMYTAKRAGGNTYAIFEESMRQGIAAQFDLQQALRRAVANGELVLHYQPKIDTRTGRIRGVEALARWNHPRFGLISPRVFIPLAERFGLIGEIGDWVIDEACRQTAQWALQRRYMRVSINISGFQIFHSRLAQYIRGAIDKHGIRPEQLVFEITESVAMEDDKTTMAVIGELTGMGVQISIDDFGTGYSSLALLRQLCADEVKIDRSFVRDVALKSDARAVVDAIVRLAHALGLRVVAEGVATQQQRDVLEVLGCDELQGFYFARPMDAQALIASEIWTADGFEPVQFSRSSYIDNL; this comes from the coding sequence GTGTGGGCCTGGCTCCTGGCACGTCCCCTGGCGGCGGCTGCGGCGGACCTCCCGGCCGAGTCCATGCCGGTTGGCGACGAAGGCTTCTGGAGCAGCTACTGGGAGGGCCTGGGCCGGTTCGGCCCCGTGCCGGTGCTGATCGTCTTCCTGGTGTCATCCGTGCTGTACCTGCGCATGCGCAACAAGGCCCAGCGGCTGACGCAGTCCCTGCAAAAGACCAATGAGAAGCTGCTGCGCGCCAATGTAAAGCTCAAGCGTATCGCCTTCAGGGATCCCCTGACCGGCATCGCCAACCGTGCGTTGCTGGAGTACCGGCTCCATCGGGCCATCGCGCAGGCGGACAGTTCGGTCGCTGGTCGTCCGGAGGGTGTGCCAGCGCGCGTGGGGCTGCTGTTCATCGATCTGGACGGATTCAAGCCCATCAATGACGTGGAGGGCCATGCGGCTGGCGATGCCCTGCTGTGCCAGGTGGCGGTGCGCCTGAGCCGCATGACCCGCAAGGCGGACACGCTGGCGCGCGTGGGCGGTGATGAATTCGTGCTGCTGCTGGGCAGCCTGGCGTCGGTGGACGATGCCGTGGCCATGGCCAGCCGCGTACAGATGGCCATAGGTCAGCCCTTCGACCTGCCGGGCAAGACGGTCTCCATCAGCAGTTCCATCGGCCTGGCGCTCTATCCCGACCATGGCCACAAGGACAAGCTCATGGCTGCGGCCGACGCAGCCATGTACACCGCCAAGCGTGCCGGCGGAAACACCTATGCCATTTTCGAGGAGAGCATGCGCCAGGGCATTGCCGCGCAGTTCGACCTGCAGCAGGCCCTGCGCCGTGCCGTGGCCAACGGGGAACTGGTGCTGCACTACCAGCCCAAGATAGATACCCGCACGGGCCGCATACGCGGGGTGGAGGCGCTGGCCCGCTGGAACCATCCCCGGTTCGGCCTGATCAGCCCCCGGGTATTCATCCCGCTGGCCGAGCGCTTCGGCCTGATCGGCGAGATCGGCGACTGGGTCATCGACGAAGCCTGCAGGCAGACGGCGCAGTGGGCCCTGCAGCGGCGCTACATGCGGGTTTCCATCAACATCTCCGGCTTCCAGATCTTCCACTCGCGCCTGGCGCAGTACATCCGGGGCGCCATCGACAAACATGGCATCCGGCCGGAGCAACTGGTCTTCGAGATCACGGAGTCGGTGGCCATGGAGGATGACAAGACCACGATGGCGGTGATTGGCGAGTTGACGGGTATGGGGGTGCAGATCTCCATCGACGATTTCGGCACCGGCTACTCCAGCCTGGCCCTGCTGCGCCAGCTGTGCGCCGACGAGGTCAAGATCGATCGAAGCTTCGTGCGGGACGTGGCCCTCAAGAGCGACGCACGGGCGGTGGTCGATGCCATCGTGCGCCTGGCCCATGCGCTGGGACTGCGCGTCGTTGCCGAAGGCGTGGCCACCCAGCAGCAACGCGACGTGCTGGAGGTGCTGGGCTGCGATGAACTTCAGGGCTTTTACTTCGCGCGCCCCATGGATGCGCAGGCGTTGATCGCCAGCGAGATCTGGACTGCCGACGGCTTCGAGCCCGTGCAGTTTTCACGCTCCTCCTACATCGACAACCTGTAG
- a CDS encoding nitrate regulatory protein: MKSALRFLVAARQCEIGELEQLQRTSALVDQLSRLIHALQKERGLSNVYLASAGMRGGPARLAQMAECDRVAAIAREGFDRLDLQSGAPAHPGHGARLFSRIAQVLQCLDALPVLRERISSRDMAAEAATAAFIDLVAGLLAVVFEAADSAPEPGISRLLVALFNVMQGKEFAGQERATGVAAFACGSCDAPRQQHWLHLIASQERCFQVFAEFAPPRSLALWQESSGADATLAVIERLRRVGCTASPGTPLSTQMAEPWFDSCSLRMDALHAVEARLTAELQQQCEHRIADARAALQTLVRTPCVPGTPPLALGDLPAPATRLGPQLDRSVMDLVRDQSQRLQAMQAELETVRAALSERKLLERAKGLLMQRRQLSESEAHKLLRQTAMNQNRRLAEVAQAVLSMAELLAPTP; encoded by the coding sequence ATGAAATCCGCACTCCGCTTCCTCGTGGCCGCCCGCCAGTGCGAGATCGGCGAGCTCGAGCAGCTCCAGCGCACCAGTGCGCTGGTGGACCAGCTCAGCCGCCTCATCCATGCGCTGCAAAAGGAGCGCGGCCTGTCCAACGTCTACCTGGCCAGCGCGGGCATGCGCGGCGGCCCGGCCCGGCTGGCCCAGATGGCCGAATGCGACCGCGTCGCCGCCATCGCGCGCGAAGGCTTCGACCGGTTGGACCTGCAGTCCGGCGCTCCCGCGCATCCCGGACATGGCGCTCGGCTGTTCAGCCGGATTGCCCAGGTGCTGCAGTGCCTGGATGCCCTGCCCGTCCTGCGCGAACGCATCTCCAGCCGGGACATGGCGGCCGAAGCGGCCACGGCAGCCTTCATCGACCTGGTGGCCGGCCTGCTGGCCGTGGTCTTCGAGGCCGCCGACAGCGCACCGGAGCCCGGGATTTCGCGCCTGCTGGTCGCCCTGTTCAACGTCATGCAGGGCAAGGAATTCGCCGGCCAGGAACGCGCCACGGGCGTGGCCGCCTTTGCCTGCGGCAGTTGCGATGCGCCGCGCCAGCAGCACTGGCTGCACCTGATCGCATCGCAGGAACGGTGTTTCCAGGTCTTCGCGGAGTTCGCCCCACCCCGATCCCTGGCGCTGTGGCAGGAAAGCAGTGGGGCCGACGCCACGCTGGCCGTGATCGAACGCCTGCGCCGCGTGGGCTGCACGGCAAGCCCCGGAACGCCTCTGTCCACGCAGATGGCAGAGCCCTGGTTCGACAGCTGCTCGCTGCGCATGGATGCGCTGCATGCCGTGGAAGCCCGGCTCACGGCCGAGCTGCAGCAGCAATGCGAGCACCGCATCGCCGATGCGCGCGCAGCGCTGCAGACGCTGGTCCGGACCCCGTGTGTTCCGGGCACCCCGCCTCTTGCACTGGGCGATCTGCCGGCACCGGCCACACGGCTGGGGCCCCAGCTGGACCGCTCGGTGATGGATCTCGTGCGCGACCAGTCACAACGGCTGCAAGCCATGCAGGCGGAGCTGGAGACCGTGCGCGCGGCGCTCTCGGAACGCAAACTGCTGGAGCGCGCCAAGGGCCTGTTGATGCAAAGGCGCCAGCTCAGCGAGAGCGAGGCCCACAAGCTGCTGCGCCAGACCGCCATGAACCAGAACCGCCGCCTGGCCGAGGTGGCGCAGGCCGTGCTCTCCATGGCCGAACTGCTTGCACCCACCCCCTGA
- a CDS encoding CmpA/NrtA family ABC transporter substrate-binding protein yields MAPSPKSPTGPLSGTQPLPRRGFLRQAGALAGAAALYGNLGHHGAWAAGSDAPEKKEVRIGFIPLTDCASVVMASVLGLDQKYGVKIIPTKEASWASVRDKLVNGELDFAHVLYGLVYGVQLGVGGTKKDMAVLMTLNHNGQAITLSRKLADKGAVNGAGLARLIAGDKREYTFAQTFPTGTHAMWLYYWLAANGIHPLRDVKVITVPPPQMVANMRVGNMDGFCVGEPWNHRAIMDGIGVTATTTQAIWKDHPEKVLGTTAEFARQYPNTARAVTAAIIEAGRWIDESLANKSRMADTIAGKAYVNTSVDAINQRILGRYQDGMGRTWDDPDHMKFHGDGSVGYPYLSDGMWFLTQHKRWGLLKEHPDYLGVARSVNRLDIYQQAATAAKAPLPKGEMRSSKLMDGTVWDGKEPRKYADGFAIKA; encoded by the coding sequence ATGGCGCCATCGCCCAAGTCCCCCACAGGCCCTCTCTCCGGCACCCAGCCCCTGCCCCGGCGCGGCTTTCTGCGCCAGGCCGGAGCCCTGGCAGGCGCCGCCGCGCTGTATGGCAACCTGGGCCATCACGGCGCCTGGGCCGCCGGCTCGGATGCGCCTGAAAAGAAGGAGGTGCGCATAGGCTTCATTCCGCTGACCGACTGTGCCAGCGTGGTCATGGCCTCGGTGCTGGGGTTGGACCAGAAATACGGCGTCAAGATCATTCCGACCAAGGAAGCCAGCTGGGCCAGCGTGCGCGACAAGCTGGTCAACGGCGAGCTGGATTTCGCCCATGTGCTCTATGGCCTGGTCTATGGCGTGCAACTGGGTGTGGGCGGCACGAAAAAGGACATGGCAGTGCTGATGACGCTCAACCACAACGGCCAGGCCATCACGCTGTCAAGGAAGCTGGCCGACAAGGGTGCGGTCAACGGCGCGGGCCTGGCCCGGCTCATTGCCGGCGACAAGCGCGAATACACCTTCGCCCAGACTTTCCCCACGGGCACGCATGCCATGTGGCTGTATTACTGGCTGGCGGCCAACGGCATCCATCCGCTCAGGGACGTCAAGGTCATCACCGTTCCCCCGCCGCAGATGGTGGCCAACATGCGCGTGGGCAACATGGACGGCTTTTGCGTGGGCGAGCCCTGGAACCACCGCGCCATCATGGACGGCATCGGCGTGACGGCCACCACCACCCAGGCCATCTGGAAAGACCACCCCGAGAAGGTGCTGGGCACCACGGCCGAATTCGCGCGCCAGTACCCGAACACCGCGCGCGCCGTCACGGCAGCCATCATCGAGGCGGGCCGCTGGATCGATGAAAGCCTGGCCAACAAGAGCCGCATGGCCGACACCATCGCCGGCAAGGCCTATGTGAACACCAGCGTGGACGCCATCAACCAGCGCATCCTGGGCCGCTACCAGGACGGCATGGGCAGGACCTGGGACGACCCCGACCACATGAAGTTCCACGGCGACGGCAGCGTGGGCTATCCCTATCTGTCCGACGGCATGTGGTTCCTGACCCAGCACAAGCGCTGGGGCCTGCTCAAGGAGCACCCCGACTACCTGGGCGTGGCCCGGTCCGTGAACCGGCTGGACATCTACCAGCAGGCCGCCACCGCAGCCAAGGCACCGCTGCCCAAGGGGGAGATGCGCAGCAGCAAGCTCATGGACGGCACGGTCTGGGACGGCAAGGAGCCGCGCAAGTATGCCGACGGCTTCGCCATCAAGGCCTGA
- the ntrB gene encoding nitrate ABC transporter permease: MVSAVFHFPAESAAAAPATALAPAAVHAPATPSKPAVRTTPKPSAPTRDWAAFSRTFWLALLPPLCGLGLLTGLWSLVAAGPGQSIPGPLETWQQAVEVFSDPFYRNGPNDQGVGWNVLASLQRVAMGFGLAALVGIPAGFVIGRFSFLSRMFNPLISLLRPVSPLAWLPIGLLVFKGANPAAIWTIFICSIWPMLINTAVGVQRVPQDYMNVARVLNLSEWKIATTILFPAVLPYMLTGVRLAVGTAWLVIVAAEMLTGGVGIGFWVWDEWNNLNVKNIIIAIFVIGIVGLLLELALVKLATAFTFEEVKA, from the coding sequence ATGGTCAGCGCCGTCTTCCACTTCCCGGCCGAATCCGCTGCTGCAGCGCCTGCGACAGCCCTGGCGCCGGCAGCCGTACACGCACCCGCCACACCCTCCAAGCCCGCGGTTCGGACCACCCCCAAGCCCTCCGCCCCCACGCGCGACTGGGCCGCGTTCTCGCGCACCTTCTGGCTGGCCCTGCTGCCGCCGCTGTGCGGCCTGGGCCTGCTCACGGGCCTGTGGTCCCTGGTGGCCGCGGGGCCCGGCCAGAGCATTCCCGGCCCGCTGGAGACCTGGCAGCAGGCCGTCGAGGTGTTCAGCGACCCGTTCTACCGCAACGGACCCAACGACCAGGGCGTCGGCTGGAATGTGCTGGCCTCGCTGCAGCGCGTGGCCATGGGCTTCGGCCTGGCGGCCCTGGTGGGCATACCGGCCGGTTTCGTGATCGGGCGCTTCAGCTTCCTGTCACGCATGTTCAATCCGCTGATCAGCCTGCTTCGCCCCGTCTCGCCCCTGGCCTGGCTGCCCATCGGCCTGCTGGTCTTCAAGGGCGCCAACCCGGCGGCCATCTGGACCATCTTCATCTGCTCGATCTGGCCCATGCTCATCAACACCGCCGTGGGCGTGCAGCGCGTGCCCCAGGACTACATGAACGTGGCACGCGTGCTCAACCTCAGCGAATGGAAGATCGCCACCACCATCCTGTTCCCGGCCGTGCTGCCCTACATGCTCACAGGCGTGCGCCTGGCCGTGGGAACGGCCTGGCTGGTCATCGTCGCGGCCGAGATGCTCACGGGCGGCGTGGGCATCGGCTTCTGGGTCTGGGACGAGTGGAACAACCTGAATGTGAAGAACATCATCATCGCGATCTTCGTGATCGGCATCGTCGGCCTGCTGCTGGAGCTGGCCCTGGTCAAGCTGGCAACGGCATTCACGTTCGAAGAGGTGAAGGCATGA
- a CDS encoding ABC transporter ATP-binding protein: protein MNASSRFIEIQGVEQSFKTAKGLFPALRNIDLNITRGEFVSLIGHSGCGKSTLLNLIAGLTTPTSGVLLCANKEIKGPGPERAVVFQNHSLLPWLTCEGNILLAVERVHGRSEGRAQLKARTMAALEMVGLAHAAHKRPGEISGGMKQRVGIARALSMEPQVLLMDEPFGALDALTRARLQDELLEIVARTRSTVVMVTHDVDEAVLLSDRIVMMTNGPAATIGEVLDVGIARPRNRVALAEDERYLLCRKAVIDFLYTRQGHVEKAA, encoded by the coding sequence ATGAACGCATCCTCCAGATTCATCGAGATCCAGGGCGTGGAGCAGAGCTTCAAGACCGCCAAGGGCCTGTTTCCGGCACTGCGCAACATCGACCTGAACATCACCAGGGGCGAATTCGTCTCTCTGATCGGCCACTCCGGCTGCGGCAAGTCGACCCTGCTGAACCTGATCGCGGGCCTGACCACGCCCACCTCGGGCGTGCTGCTGTGCGCCAACAAGGAGATCAAGGGCCCGGGGCCCGAGCGTGCCGTGGTCTTCCAGAACCATTCGCTGCTGCCCTGGCTGACCTGCGAGGGCAACATCCTTCTGGCCGTCGAACGCGTCCATGGCCGCAGCGAAGGCCGCGCCCAGCTCAAGGCCCGCACCATGGCAGCGCTGGAAATGGTGGGCCTGGCCCATGCCGCGCACAAGCGGCCCGGGGAAATCTCGGGCGGCATGAAGCAGCGCGTGGGCATCGCGCGCGCACTGTCCATGGAGCCGCAGGTGCTGTTGATGGACGAACCCTTCGGCGCGCTGGACGCGCTCACGCGCGCCAGGCTGCAGGATGAGCTGCTCGAGATCGTGGCACGCACGCGCAGCACCGTGGTCATGGTCACCCACGACGTGGACGAGGCCGTGCTGCTGTCCGACAGGATCGTGATGATGACCAACGGCCCGGCCGCGACCATCGGCGAGGTGCTGGACGTGGGCATCGCCCGCCCGCGCAACCGCGTGGCACTGGCCGAGGACGAGCGCTACCTGCTGTGCCGCAAGGCGGTGATCGACTTCCTCTACACACGCCAGGGACATGTGGAGAAAGCGGCCTGA